From one Desmodus rotundus isolate HL8 chromosome X, HLdesRot8A.1, whole genome shotgun sequence genomic stretch:
- the OR13H1 gene encoding LOW QUALITY PROTEIN: olfactory receptor 13H1 (The sequence of the model RefSeq protein was modified relative to this genomic sequence to represent the inferred CDS: inserted 6 bases in 5 codons; deleted 1 base in 1 codon; substituted 1 base at 1 genomic stop codon): MAMDNATAVFEFLLFGTSNYPEWRVTFFTYVLITYLSTLLGNGLIIILIHLDPCLHNPMYFFPSNLSFLDLPYRIFFVPQALLHCFSAHPYFSXVLQVSVSLFLATAECLLLAVMXYDHVVVISNPLHYSMVMNGPVCVWLAFTSXGXSLVLTAMLILLLHLHFSGANVINHFVCEXLSLLELTCSDISFSKLMILITDILTLLLPFVFILLFYVQIVTAVLKIHSVQGRLKAFTTCDSHLTXVTIFYGAAISMYVRHQSKSSPDQDKCISVFYGALTPMLNSLIYSLRNKDIKEAMRKVMVNRA; this comes from the exons ATGGCCATGGACAATGCTACAGCAGTGTTTGAGTTTCTCCTT TTTGGAACCTCCAACTATCCTGAGTGGAGAGTCACATTTTTCACATATGTGTTAATAACTTATCTCAGCACTTTGTTGGGGAATGGCCTTATCATAATTCTTATACACCTTGACCCCTGCCTCCACAATCCAATGTACTTTTTCCCTAGTAACCTATCTTTCTTAGACCTTCCCTATAGAATATTCTTTGTGCCCCAGGCCTTGTTGCATTGTTTTTCTGCTCATCCTTACTTCT TTGTTCTCCAAGTGAGTGTCTCCTTGTTCTTGGCCACAGCAGAGTGCCTCCTACTGGCTGTGA CCTATGACCATGTGGTTGTTATCAGCAACCCCCTGCACTATTCTATGGTCATGAATGGCCCAGTGTGTGTCTGGTTGGCTTTCACCTCATGAG GATCACTTGTGCTCACTGCCATGCTCATCTTACTCCTGCATCTTCACTTCTCTGGAGCTAATGTCATCAACCATTTTGTCTGCGA ACTCTCCCTCCTTGAACTGACTTGTTCTGATATCAGCTTCAGTAAGCTTATGATCCTTATCACAGATATCCTCACCTTACTCTTACCCTTTGTGTTCATTCTCCTTTTCTATGTCCAAATTGTCACTGCTGTACTGAAGATTCACTCAGTCCAGGGTAGGCTCAAGGCCTTTACTACTTGTGATTCTCATTTGA GTGTGACAATCTTCTATGGGGCAGCCATCTCTATGTATGTGAGACATCAGTCCAAGTCATCCCCTGACCAAGACAAGTGTATCTCAGTATTTTATGGGGCTTTGACACCCATGTTAAACTCTCTAATATATAGCCTGAGGAACAAAGATATTAAAGAGGCAATGAGAAAAGTTATGGTGAATAGGGCATAA